CGCTGTTCTACCCACAATGGGGCCGATGCCCGGGAAGATCAGGATATCTTCTGCCTTGCGTCCATAAGCCACCACTCTTGCCTTCACATCCCGGTAGAACTCCCTTGCTTCCTCCAGCGTCTCATGTCCTGTGTAGACGGCATCTGCGGATCGGGCGGCCAGATCTTTACCAGATTCGGATGAGCCCGCCTGAAAAATCACCGGGTGACCCTGCTTCGAACGCCCCACATTAAGCGGACCCTGTACGGAGAAGTGCTTTCCCTTGTGATTCAGCGTATGTAGCTTGGCAGGGTCGAAGAATACGCCCTGTTCCTTGTCTCCGACAAAGGCATCATCCTCCCAGGAATCCCAAAGGCCTTTGACCACATTCAGATGTTCTTCCGCAATCTCGTAGCGCAGCGCATGGTTCGGATGTTCGCCTTTGCCAAAATTAAGTGCCGATCCTTCCAGAGGTGAAGTGACCACATTCCATCCGGCTCTCCCACCGCTTAATTGATCCAACGAAGCAAATTGCCTCGCAACCGTGAAGGGTTCACTATAGGAAGTAGACAATGTAGCAACCAGCCCGATATGGGAAGTTGCCCCGGCGAGTGCGGACAGAAGCGTGAGAGGTTCGAAGCGATTGAGAAAATGTGGATTGGACTTCTTGTTAATGAAGAGGCCATCTGCAATAAAGAGCAGATCAAATTTCCCTTTTTCCGCGATACGCACCTGCTTCTTGTAGAATTCCAGACTAACGCTCGCGTTAATTGGAATATCCGGGTGACGCCAAAAGGAAATGCTGTTACCCACTCCGTTCAGATTGGCTCCCAACTTCAATTGTCGTTGCGACATATATATTCCTCCCTATATTGTGGTGATGACCATTCAGTTCGAGTATCCTTTTATCT
This Paenibacillus xylanexedens DNA region includes the following protein-coding sequences:
- a CDS encoding LLM class flavin-dependent oxidoreductase — translated: MSQRQLKLGANLNGVGNSISFWRHPDIPINASVSLEFYKKQVRIAEKGKFDLLFIADGLFINKKSNPHFLNRFEPLTLLSALAGATSHIGLVATLSTSYSEPFTVARQFASLDQLSGGRAGWNVVTSPLEGSALNFGKGEHPNHALRYEIAEEHLNVVKGLWDSWEDDAFVGDKEQGVFFDPAKLHTLNHKGKHFSVQGPLNVGRSKQGHPVIFQAGSSESGKDLAARSADAVYTGHETLEEAREFYRDVKARVVAYGRKAEDILIFPGIGPIVGRTAEEAEQKYQEIAELVSIDQALNYLGRYFDHYDFSQFPLDEPFPEIGEIGSNSFRSTTDKIKQQAREQGLTLRQVALLASTPRTSFIGTPDQIADQIQEWFEGEAADGFNVRTVVPNGLEDFVELVVPVLQERGLFRTEYEHETLRENLGLEIPRNRYTLESVR